One Sediminibacillus dalangtanensis genomic region harbors:
- a CDS encoding glycoside hydrolase family 13 protein: MSEQWWKESVIYQIYPRSFLDSNGDGIGDIKGITGKLDYLKKLGVDVVWLSPVYDSPNDDNGYDIRNYHEIMEEFGSMDDFDELLHEMHKRDLKLVMDLVVNHTSDEHAWFVESKSSKDNPKRDYYIWKSGKDGREPNNWVSAFSGSAWEYDEKTDEYYLHLFSKKQPDLNWENPDVREDVYQMMRWWLDKGVDGFRMDVINFLSKDQRFPDGAAEPGQRFADGARFFAQGPRIHEFLQEMNQKVLSNYDILTVGEMPGVTVEEAKKFTAEDRNELQMVFHFEHVGIGNGPNGKWDNLPWKLTELKEIMTKWQKGLEKKGWNSLYWNNHDQPRAVSRFGDDGPYREQSAKMLAVCLHLMKGTPYIYQGEEIGMTNVPFPSIEECRDIETLNWYEERMKEEGVDSAELLEAIYARSRDNARTPVQWDASENAGFTTGEPWLHVNPNYQEINVENALSDPDSIFYFYQRLIELRKQEKAIVYGDYQLSLEEDEEIFAYTRSLHKETLLVVCNFSSNEQKRSFTDITGGKQQELLITNNPDRTNQDNLTEVAIQPYETFVYKLT, encoded by the coding sequence ATGAGCGAACAATGGTGGAAAGAGAGCGTTATTTATCAGATTTATCCAAGAAGCTTCCTTGACAGCAATGGAGACGGAATCGGCGACATTAAAGGAATCACCGGAAAGCTTGATTATTTGAAAAAGCTTGGGGTTGACGTGGTTTGGTTGTCACCGGTTTACGATTCACCGAACGATGATAATGGCTATGACATAAGGAATTACCATGAAATTATGGAAGAATTCGGATCAATGGATGATTTTGATGAACTGTTGCACGAAATGCATAAACGCGATTTGAAGCTGGTTATGGACCTGGTTGTCAATCATACTTCCGATGAACACGCCTGGTTTGTCGAGTCCAAATCATCCAAAGATAATCCGAAACGGGACTATTATATTTGGAAGTCTGGCAAGGATGGCAGAGAGCCGAACAACTGGGTGTCAGCTTTCAGCGGTTCCGCTTGGGAGTACGATGAAAAAACCGATGAATACTACCTGCATCTTTTTAGTAAAAAGCAGCCGGACTTGAATTGGGAAAATCCAGATGTACGGGAAGATGTCTATCAGATGATGCGCTGGTGGCTCGATAAAGGGGTCGACGGATTCCGGATGGATGTCATTAATTTTCTATCAAAAGATCAACGCTTTCCGGATGGGGCAGCGGAACCGGGGCAGCGTTTTGCTGATGGGGCCAGATTCTTCGCACAGGGACCGAGAATCCACGAATTTTTACAGGAAATGAATCAGAAAGTTTTATCAAATTATGACATTTTGACAGTAGGCGAAATGCCTGGTGTTACGGTGGAAGAAGCGAAGAAATTTACTGCTGAAGATCGGAATGAGTTACAGATGGTCTTCCATTTTGAACACGTCGGAATAGGAAACGGACCGAACGGAAAATGGGACAACCTGCCTTGGAAGTTGACAGAACTGAAGGAGATCATGACCAAGTGGCAAAAAGGACTGGAGAAAAAGGGATGGAACAGCCTGTACTGGAATAATCACGATCAACCACGGGCCGTTTCCCGGTTCGGAGACGATGGGCCATATCGTGAACAATCGGCAAAAATGCTGGCAGTCTGTCTACATTTGATGAAGGGGACACCATATATTTACCAGGGGGAAGAAATCGGTATGACAAACGTACCGTTTCCTTCCATAGAAGAATGTCGCGATATTGAAACGTTGAATTGGTATGAAGAGCGGATGAAAGAAGAAGGGGTTGATTCGGCCGAATTGCTCGAAGCAATCTATGCAAGAAGCCGGGATAATGCCAGGACACCGGTCCAGTGGGACGCAAGTGAGAATGCCGGGTTCACGACAGGGGAGCCATGGCTGCATGTTAACCCGAATTATCAAGAAATCAATGTCGAGAATGCGCTGTCGGATCCGGATTCTATCTTCTATTTCTATCAAAGGCTGATTGAACTACGGAAGCAAGAGAAGGCAATTGTCTATGGAGATTACCAGCTATCGCTGGAGGAGGACGAAGAAATATTCGCCTACACCAGGTCGCTTCATAAGGAAACCCTGCTGGTTGTCTGCAATTTCAGCAGCAATGAGCAAAAGCGCAGCTTCACGGATATAACAGGCGGCAAACAACAGGAGTTATTGATCACGAACAATCCTGATAGGACCAATCAAGATAACCTGACTGAAGTAGCCATTCAACCATACGAAACATTCGTTTATAAACTAACATAA
- a CDS encoding LacI family DNA-binding transcriptional regulator, with the protein MKPTIKDVAKHANVSIATVSRILNHTSVGYSTKTENLVRQAVEELGYRPNAVARGLINNKTQTIGVLFPDVSGMLTSELLYGLEEVAHRCGHSVIFCNTSSSGEKTLDYLQLLSEKRVEGVIFGSSLLTETYYNAITAMNIPAVLVSTKSKKHPLPYVKVDDKDAAYTATAYLIKKGHRRIAMLSGNPDDSVAGKPRIDGYREALLDSGLKGEDSLVFAADGFSYEDGRSLFTQFYETATDVTAVFAASDEMAVGALSTAYQMNVRIPDQLSIIGYDNLKISEMAIPPLTTVEQPLRDMGKKAAELLFEGMETGTPGKSIIMPHRIIERQSVKQLV; encoded by the coding sequence ATGAAACCAACCATCAAAGATGTAGCCAAACATGCCAATGTATCGATCGCTACGGTGTCGCGGATTTTGAATCACACTTCAGTTGGTTATTCCACCAAAACGGAGAATCTTGTAAGGCAGGCGGTAGAGGAGCTGGGCTATCGGCCAAACGCTGTTGCACGTGGATTGATCAATAACAAAACCCAAACAATCGGTGTGTTGTTTCCTGACGTGTCTGGCATGTTGACTTCAGAATTGCTCTACGGATTAGAAGAGGTGGCTCATCGGTGTGGGCATAGCGTAATCTTTTGCAATACTTCTTCAAGTGGGGAAAAAACGCTGGATTATCTTCAGCTATTGTCCGAAAAGCGGGTCGAAGGGGTCATCTTTGGCAGTTCTTTATTGACGGAAACGTATTACAATGCGATTACTGCAATGAATATTCCTGCGGTATTGGTGTCGACAAAGTCAAAAAAGCATCCGCTTCCATATGTAAAGGTGGACGACAAGGATGCTGCTTATACAGCTACTGCATATCTCATTAAAAAAGGTCACCGCCGTATTGCCATGTTAAGTGGCAATCCAGATGATAGCGTAGCGGGAAAGCCCCGGATAGATGGTTATAGGGAAGCTTTACTCGATTCTGGATTGAAAGGGGAAGATTCCCTTGTTTTTGCTGCAGACGGATTTTCCTACGAGGATGGTAGATCGTTGTTTACCCAATTTTACGAAACGGCGACGGATGTAACGGCCGTGTTTGCTGCGAGTGATGAAATGGCAGTAGGGGCACTTTCGACAGCTTACCAAATGAACGTCCGAATTCCGGATCAACTGTCGATTATCGGCTATGACAACTTGAAAATATCTGAAATGGCCATCCCTCCATTGACGACAGTGGAACAGCCATTGCGGGATATGGGGAAAAAGGCGGCAGAATTACTATTCGAGGGAATGGAAACGGGAACGCCCGGAAAAAGCATTATCATGCCGCACCGTATCATTGAGCGACAATCCGTGAAGCAATTGGTATGA